Proteins co-encoded in one Anopheles moucheti chromosome X, idAnoMoucSN_F20_07, whole genome shotgun sequence genomic window:
- the LOC128307344 gene encoding ephrin type-B receptor 1 isoform X1: MERFLSLLLLCYVLYQKFDGVVSDQVVLLDTTKEATLEWTRYPYGPQAQTPGWVEESFTNFVKGINWRSYVVCDVAYNNVNNWLWSPFIDRGPANRLYIEIHFTIRDCSLFPGNALSCKETFSLLFYEFDAATREPPPWQPESYKLIGRIAAGEGRFNQNSDVDINVEVKSIAVTKKGVYFAFRDQGACISVLAVKVYYITCPAVTVNFAHFNETPTGREVTIIEQQMGVCVENAEAYETPTYLCKGDGKWTILTGGCRCKVGYEPDAEKQTCNVCPVGKFRSAEVRTCTICPLNSKTNKVGSPFCPCLSGHYRHPRDGKHMPCYKPPGPPTNLTLLFIDQTSAILSWNAPQRAADEQLDSKFRSDIVFRVRCAACTSNVVFNPSSETFNDTKLTLTNLEPVTTYTVQVHSQHGVSYPIVAPDGLHGAGGYENGSTAPGAAGGGYHQTEPPMVMVNARAGGSGSSSDLDDIKTEYAEITFTTESAILSTVFNVKVVQITNKDVDLVWDKPIHSDSPIEYYEVRWFPKSEVDAMNKSVLSTKESKVHIGDLLENTEYGFQVRCKTLNGWGTFSNIVYAQTHQSVSPVYDDSFQMRIVAGTTVTVVFILVLVIVITVVFLRSKNHDEIDKKTNNHLPLPLDYASNEGGSYGYYRQRRNNFTVTTPLFGTSRSYVDPHTYEDPNQAIREFAREIDASYITIEAIIGGGEFGDVCRGRLKVPPNFVQEIDVAIKTLKPGSSEKARCDFLTEASIMGQFEHPNVIFLQGVVTRSNPVMIITEYMENGSLDTFLRANDGKFQTIQLIGMLRGIAAGMTYLSDMNYVHRDLAARNVLVNSLLVCKIADFGLSREIENASDAYTTRGGKIPVRWTAPEAIAFRKFTSASDVWSYGVVLWEVMSFGERPYWNWSNQDVIKSIEKGYRLPAPMDCPEALYQLMLDCWQKQRTHRPTFASITQTLDNLARQPQVLLTTRNSPDNPVARMGAAGVPDDLTQEMLAAAAAGGGGVVGVLGGSSQQQQQQQQQQQQRAATLMMGGGSGTTERVLNNGSSITNVPGSMGTLGSTVGGLSNTGTMSGSGNPGIFISTDLWLEGIKMSRYSQHFKEAGLVTAQQLSRLTAQQLSDMGITLVGHQKKILHQARQIDTII, translated from the exons ATGGAGAGGTTTCTGTCGCTGCTACTACTGTGCTACGTACTGTACCAGAAGTTCGATGGCGTCGTCAGTGATCAGG TTGTATTGTTGGACACCACGAAGGAGGCGACGCTGGAGTGGACCCGATATCCTTATGGACCGCAGGCACAAACGCCCGGG TGGGTCGAGGAGTCGTTTACCAACTTCGTAAAGGGTATCAACTGGCGCAGCTACGTGGTGTGCGATGTGGCGTACAACAACGTGAACAACTGGCTGTGGTCACCGTTCATCGACCGCGGACCGGCGAACCGGCTGTACATCGAGATCCACTTTACCATCCGCGACTGTTCGCTGTTTCCCGGCAATGCGCTCTCGTGCAAGGAAACGTTCAGCTTGCTGTTTTACGAGTTCGATGCAGCGACCCGGGAACCGCCACCGTGGCAGCCGGAAAGCTACAAGCTGATCGGGCGCATTGCCGCCGGCGAGGGTCGGTTCAACCAGAACTCGGACGTGGACATCAACGTGGAGGTGAAGAGTATCGCCGTGACGAAGAAGGGCGTGTACTTTGCGTTCCGGGATCAGGGCGCCTGCATCAGTGTGCTGGCGGTGAAGGTGTACTACATCACCTGTCCGGCGGTGACGGTTAACTTTGCGCACTTCAACGAAACCCCAACCGGGCGCGAAGTGACGATcatcgagcagcagatgggcGTGTGCGTGGAGAACGCGGAAGCGTACGAAACGCCGACCTACCTGTGCAAGGGGGACGGCAAGTGGACCATTCTGACCGGCGGATGCCGGTGCAAGGTCGGGTACGAACCGGACGCCGAAAAGCAGACGTGTAACGTGTGCCCTGTCGGGAAGTTCCGGTCGGCGGAGGTGCGCACCTGCACAATCTGTCCGCTAAACTCGAAAACGAACAAGGTCGGGTCACCGTTCTGTCCGTGTCTGAGCGGTCACTATCGGCATCCGCGGGATGGCAAGCATATGCCTTGCTACAAACCGCCCGGCCCACCGACCAACCTGACGCTGCTGTTTATTGATCAAACAAGCGCCATCCTGTCGTGGAATGCGCCGCAACGGGCGGCGGACGAACAGCTCGACAGCAAGTTCCGGAGCGATATCGTGTTCCGGGTACGGTGTGCCGCCTGCACCTCCAACGTGGTGTTCAATCCGTCAAGCGAAACGTTCAACGATACGAAGCTGACGCTGACTAACCTCGAACCGGTTACGACGTACACGGTGCAGGTCCACTCCCAGCACGGCGTGTCCTACCCGATCGTAGCCCCGGACGGGTTACACGGTGCTGGTGGGTACGAGAACGGTAGCACGGCGCCGGGTGCTGCCGGTGGCGGATACCACCAAACCGAACCACCCATGGTGATGGTAAATGCGCGTGCCGGCGGTTCCGGTTCCTCTTCCGATCTGGACGACATTAAGACGGAGTACGCCGAAATTACGTTCACAACCGAATCGGCCATCCTCAGCACGGTGTTCAATGTGAA AGTGGTACAGATAACGAACAAGGATGTCGATCTGGTGTGGGATAAACCGATCCACAGCGATTCACCGATCGAGTACTACGAGGTACGGTGGTTCCCCAAGTCGGAGGTGGACGCGATGAATAAGTCGGTGCTGAGCACCAAGGAATCGAAGGTGCACATTGGCGACCTGCTCGAAAACACGGAGTACGGATTCCAGGTGCGCTGCAAAACGCTCAACGGATGGGGCACCTTCAGCAACATCGTATACGCTCAAACGCATCAGAGCGTCAGTCCGG TGTACGATGATTCGTTCCAGATGCGTATTGTGGCCGGTACTACAGTGACCGTAGTGTTCATACTGGTGCTGG TGATCGTTATCACGGTAGTATTTCTGCGCTCGAAGAACCACGATGAGATtgacaagaaaacaaacaatcatctGCCATTGCCGTTGGATTACGCGAGCAACGAAG GTGGTTCATACGGATATTACCGTCAACGTCGTAATAATTTTACAGTGACCACACCGTTGTTCGGTACCAGCCGGAGCTATGTCGATCCGCACACGTACGAGGATCCGAACCAAGCGATACGCGAGTTTGCCCGGGAGATCGACGCGAGCTACATCACTATCGAGGCCATTATCG GTGGCGGTGAGTTTGGTGATGTGTGCCGCGGCCGGTTGAAGGTACCGCCGAACTTTGTGCAGGAGATAGACGTGGCCATCAAAACGCTCAAGCCGGGCTCGTCGGAAAAGGCGCGCTGTGACTTCCTCACCGAGGCCTCCATCATGGGGCAGTTCGAGCATCCGAACGTGATCTTCCTGCAGGGTGTGGTAACACGCTCGAACCCGGTTATGATCATTACCGAGTACATGGAGAACGGCAGCCTCGACACGTTCCTGCGCGCGAACGATGGCAAATTTCAGACGATTCAGCTGATCGGCATGCTGCGCGGTATCGCTGCCGGTATGACCTATCTGAGCGACATGAACTATGTCCATCGGGATCTGGCCGCACGGAACGTGCTGGTCAATTCGTTGCTGGTGTGCAAGATCGCCGACTTTGGACTGTCGCGTGAAATTGAGAACGCGAGTGACGCGTATACGACACGG GGAGGTAAAATACCAGTCCGCTGGACGGCACCGGAAGCGATAGCGTTCCGTAAGTTTACCTCCGCGTCGGACGTGTGGTCGTACGGTGTGGTACTATGGGAGGTGATGTCGTTCGGCGAGCGGCCGTACTGGAACTGGTCGAACCAGGACGTGATCAAAAGTATCGAGAAGGGCTACCGGTTGCCGGCGCCCATGGACTGCCCGGAGGCGCTTTACCAGCTGATGCTCGACTGCTGGCAGAAGCAGCGTACGCATCGGCCCACCTTTGCCAGCATCACGCAAACGCTCGACAATCTGGCGCGGCAACCACAGGTACTGTTGACGACGCGCAACTCGCCGGATAATCCGGTCGCGCGCATGGGCGCCGCCGGCGTACCGGATGACCTCACGCAAGAGATGCTAGCTGCGGCGGcagccggtggtggtggtgtggtgggCGTGCTGGGCGGTAgttcgcaacagcagcagcaacagcagcagcagcagcagcagcgggcCGCCACGTTGATGATGGGCGGTGGTAGCGGTACTACCGAGCGCGTGCTTAATAATGGTAGCAGTATCACGAACGTGCCCGGTTCGATGGGTACGCTAGGGTCGACGGTTGGTGGGCTAAGCAATACCGGCACAATGTCCGGCTCGGGCAATCCGGGCATCTTTATCAGCACCGATCTGTGGCTGGAGGGCATCAAGATGTCGCGCTATTCCCAGCATTTTAAGGAGGCCGGTCTCGTTACAGCACAGCAG CTTTCGCGGCTAACAGCTCAACAGCTTTCCGATATGGGCATCACGCTGGTAGGCCACCAGAAGAAAATACTCCATCAGGCGCGACAGATCGATACCATCATTTAA
- the LOC128307344 gene encoding ephrin type-B receptor 1 isoform X2, with protein sequence MERFLSLLLLCYVLYQKFDGVVSDQVVLLDTTKEATLEWTRYPYGPQAQTPGWVEESFTNFVKGINWRSYVVCDVAYNNVNNWLWSPFIDRGPANRLYIEIHFTIRDCSLFPGNALSCKETFSLLFYEFDAATREPPPWQPESYKLIGRIAAGEGRFNQNSDVDINVEVKSIAVTKKGVYFAFRDQGACISVLAVKVYYITCPAVTVNFAHFNETPTGREVTIIEQQMGVCVENAEAYETPTYLCKGDGKWTILTGGCRCKVGYEPDAEKQTCNVCPVGKFRSAEVRTCTICPLNSKTNKVGSPFCPCLSGHYRHPRDGKHMPCYKPPGPPTNLTLLFIDQTSAILSWNAPQRAADEQLDSKFRSDIVFRVRCAACTSNVVFNPSSETFNDTKLTLTNLEPVTTYTVQVHSQHGVSYPIVAPDGLHGAGGYENGSTAPGAAGGGYHQTEPPMVMVNARAGGSGSSSDLDDIKTEYAEITFTTESAILSTVFNVKVVQITNKDVDLVWDKPIHSDSPIEYYEVRWFPKSEVDAMNKSVLSTKESKVHIGDLLENTEYGFQVRCKTLNGWGTFSNIVYAQTHQSVSPVYDDSFQMRIVAGTTVTVVFILVLVIVITVVFLRSKNHDEIDKKTNNHLPLPLDYASNEVHAMDTTPIVKTMKSNVTTPLFGTSRSYVDPHTYEDPNQAIREFAREIDASYITIEAIIGGGEFGDVCRGRLKVPPNFVQEIDVAIKTLKPGSSEKARCDFLTEASIMGQFEHPNVIFLQGVVTRSNPVMIITEYMENGSLDTFLRANDGKFQTIQLIGMLRGIAAGMTYLSDMNYVHRDLAARNVLVNSLLVCKIADFGLSREIENASDAYTTRGGKIPVRWTAPEAIAFRKFTSASDVWSYGVVLWEVMSFGERPYWNWSNQDVIKSIEKGYRLPAPMDCPEALYQLMLDCWQKQRTHRPTFASITQTLDNLARQPQVLLTTRNSPDNPVARMGAAGVPDDLTQEMLAAAAAGGGGVVGVLGGSSQQQQQQQQQQQQRAATLMMGGGSGTTERVLNNGSSITNVPGSMGTLGSTVGGLSNTGTMSGSGNPGIFISTDLWLEGIKMSRYSQHFKEAGLVTAQQLSRLTAQQLSDMGITLVGHQKKILHQARQIDTII encoded by the exons ATGGAGAGGTTTCTGTCGCTGCTACTACTGTGCTACGTACTGTACCAGAAGTTCGATGGCGTCGTCAGTGATCAGG TTGTATTGTTGGACACCACGAAGGAGGCGACGCTGGAGTGGACCCGATATCCTTATGGACCGCAGGCACAAACGCCCGGG TGGGTCGAGGAGTCGTTTACCAACTTCGTAAAGGGTATCAACTGGCGCAGCTACGTGGTGTGCGATGTGGCGTACAACAACGTGAACAACTGGCTGTGGTCACCGTTCATCGACCGCGGACCGGCGAACCGGCTGTACATCGAGATCCACTTTACCATCCGCGACTGTTCGCTGTTTCCCGGCAATGCGCTCTCGTGCAAGGAAACGTTCAGCTTGCTGTTTTACGAGTTCGATGCAGCGACCCGGGAACCGCCACCGTGGCAGCCGGAAAGCTACAAGCTGATCGGGCGCATTGCCGCCGGCGAGGGTCGGTTCAACCAGAACTCGGACGTGGACATCAACGTGGAGGTGAAGAGTATCGCCGTGACGAAGAAGGGCGTGTACTTTGCGTTCCGGGATCAGGGCGCCTGCATCAGTGTGCTGGCGGTGAAGGTGTACTACATCACCTGTCCGGCGGTGACGGTTAACTTTGCGCACTTCAACGAAACCCCAACCGGGCGCGAAGTGACGATcatcgagcagcagatgggcGTGTGCGTGGAGAACGCGGAAGCGTACGAAACGCCGACCTACCTGTGCAAGGGGGACGGCAAGTGGACCATTCTGACCGGCGGATGCCGGTGCAAGGTCGGGTACGAACCGGACGCCGAAAAGCAGACGTGTAACGTGTGCCCTGTCGGGAAGTTCCGGTCGGCGGAGGTGCGCACCTGCACAATCTGTCCGCTAAACTCGAAAACGAACAAGGTCGGGTCACCGTTCTGTCCGTGTCTGAGCGGTCACTATCGGCATCCGCGGGATGGCAAGCATATGCCTTGCTACAAACCGCCCGGCCCACCGACCAACCTGACGCTGCTGTTTATTGATCAAACAAGCGCCATCCTGTCGTGGAATGCGCCGCAACGGGCGGCGGACGAACAGCTCGACAGCAAGTTCCGGAGCGATATCGTGTTCCGGGTACGGTGTGCCGCCTGCACCTCCAACGTGGTGTTCAATCCGTCAAGCGAAACGTTCAACGATACGAAGCTGACGCTGACTAACCTCGAACCGGTTACGACGTACACGGTGCAGGTCCACTCCCAGCACGGCGTGTCCTACCCGATCGTAGCCCCGGACGGGTTACACGGTGCTGGTGGGTACGAGAACGGTAGCACGGCGCCGGGTGCTGCCGGTGGCGGATACCACCAAACCGAACCACCCATGGTGATGGTAAATGCGCGTGCCGGCGGTTCCGGTTCCTCTTCCGATCTGGACGACATTAAGACGGAGTACGCCGAAATTACGTTCACAACCGAATCGGCCATCCTCAGCACGGTGTTCAATGTGAA AGTGGTACAGATAACGAACAAGGATGTCGATCTGGTGTGGGATAAACCGATCCACAGCGATTCACCGATCGAGTACTACGAGGTACGGTGGTTCCCCAAGTCGGAGGTGGACGCGATGAATAAGTCGGTGCTGAGCACCAAGGAATCGAAGGTGCACATTGGCGACCTGCTCGAAAACACGGAGTACGGATTCCAGGTGCGCTGCAAAACGCTCAACGGATGGGGCACCTTCAGCAACATCGTATACGCTCAAACGCATCAGAGCGTCAGTCCGG TGTACGATGATTCGTTCCAGATGCGTATTGTGGCCGGTACTACAGTGACCGTAGTGTTCATACTGGTGCTGG TGATCGTTATCACGGTAGTATTTCTGCGCTCGAAGAACCACGATGAGATtgacaagaaaacaaacaatcatctGCCATTGCCGTTGGATTACGCGAGCAACGAAG TACACGCAATGGACACGACCCCGATAGTGAAAACGATGAAGAGCAATG TGACCACACCGTTGTTCGGTACCAGCCGGAGCTATGTCGATCCGCACACGTACGAGGATCCGAACCAAGCGATACGCGAGTTTGCCCGGGAGATCGACGCGAGCTACATCACTATCGAGGCCATTATCG GTGGCGGTGAGTTTGGTGATGTGTGCCGCGGCCGGTTGAAGGTACCGCCGAACTTTGTGCAGGAGATAGACGTGGCCATCAAAACGCTCAAGCCGGGCTCGTCGGAAAAGGCGCGCTGTGACTTCCTCACCGAGGCCTCCATCATGGGGCAGTTCGAGCATCCGAACGTGATCTTCCTGCAGGGTGTGGTAACACGCTCGAACCCGGTTATGATCATTACCGAGTACATGGAGAACGGCAGCCTCGACACGTTCCTGCGCGCGAACGATGGCAAATTTCAGACGATTCAGCTGATCGGCATGCTGCGCGGTATCGCTGCCGGTATGACCTATCTGAGCGACATGAACTATGTCCATCGGGATCTGGCCGCACGGAACGTGCTGGTCAATTCGTTGCTGGTGTGCAAGATCGCCGACTTTGGACTGTCGCGTGAAATTGAGAACGCGAGTGACGCGTATACGACACGG GGAGGTAAAATACCAGTCCGCTGGACGGCACCGGAAGCGATAGCGTTCCGTAAGTTTACCTCCGCGTCGGACGTGTGGTCGTACGGTGTGGTACTATGGGAGGTGATGTCGTTCGGCGAGCGGCCGTACTGGAACTGGTCGAACCAGGACGTGATCAAAAGTATCGAGAAGGGCTACCGGTTGCCGGCGCCCATGGACTGCCCGGAGGCGCTTTACCAGCTGATGCTCGACTGCTGGCAGAAGCAGCGTACGCATCGGCCCACCTTTGCCAGCATCACGCAAACGCTCGACAATCTGGCGCGGCAACCACAGGTACTGTTGACGACGCGCAACTCGCCGGATAATCCGGTCGCGCGCATGGGCGCCGCCGGCGTACCGGATGACCTCACGCAAGAGATGCTAGCTGCGGCGGcagccggtggtggtggtgtggtgggCGTGCTGGGCGGTAgttcgcaacagcagcagcaacagcagcagcagcagcagcagcgggcCGCCACGTTGATGATGGGCGGTGGTAGCGGTACTACCGAGCGCGTGCTTAATAATGGTAGCAGTATCACGAACGTGCCCGGTTCGATGGGTACGCTAGGGTCGACGGTTGGTGGGCTAAGCAATACCGGCACAATGTCCGGCTCGGGCAATCCGGGCATCTTTATCAGCACCGATCTGTGGCTGGAGGGCATCAAGATGTCGCGCTATTCCCAGCATTTTAAGGAGGCCGGTCTCGTTACAGCACAGCAG CTTTCGCGGCTAACAGCTCAACAGCTTTCCGATATGGGCATCACGCTGGTAGGCCACCAGAAGAAAATACTCCATCAGGCGCGACAGATCGATACCATCATTTAA